The genomic interval TTATGAGTAAAATTAATTACTTTGATACTAATTAAGAATagtagttaaatttatttaatattcttgtttttatattataaaaaaattattttcttaacgTGTCCtaagattatattttattaaatatgatgtttagattttaaaaaaatatagttttaaaatagTAGCATAAATAAGGTTTATAgtattaaaatttgttaatcaTTAATTATTGTGACTTTTTTCTCAAATTTGAGTTATGTGATAATATTGATTTTCAGCAATTTTTTTCGTTTACTTCATTTGTCAAACTATAAAATAAAGCAAGAGCTAAACGGAGTGTAATAAACTTTTTgtcaaaacaatttttattttcacaGCCCTTGGGTAAAAATGTTAAGTTACATTTATACTTAATATTTACTTGTCAATTTGGATTGTTGCACTACTTATATTCTGCTTAATTATGTTTAGTtgtatatctttgaatatatttcaatttttactGTTACAAGTTACAATTATAGTCAActaaaattttcacaaatttaccTGAAGCCTGATGTTTGAGAACCTTATAAAACCTTATATACCAATCCCGAATATTCCTAATCAGGTACTACTTTTCCTCATCagttttcaaagaaaaaaatatttgctATACTATTAATTCTACCCTGTCCTATTTTTCCTAAAGTAAACATCTATATTTCTGTCACCCAATTTCTTTCCTCCCAAACACAGTCTATAACATCACAACAAATCAAACCAACACTTTAAATTCTAAAGCCAGCAAAAAGAATAGAAATTTAAGTTAATCAGAAATTTTGTTTCCCCACAAAATTTGTACGTGTTGTTTTACCGCTGAAGAGTAGTTAGTATTCTAAAGCTAAAACTTGCTCTCATAGAACCCTCACTCGGATTTGACGAGAGATTCACAAATCACTGAGAATAAGCCATGATGCAAACCAATCAATTAACATTTCCCGCACATGGAAAATTTCAATCAAGTACTATAAGTTCAACACCGCACTTGTAATTTTACAGCAAGGGAACTGCAAGACATTGCCTAAAAGCACCATATGCCACTAGTAATAATTTTTAGCACACTCTGCTAATTGATTCACATTCATACCAAGGTGAATAGACAGAACTTGAATACAAGAATGTGTATTAACCAATCCTTTTTGTTTAAATAACCTTTTATTGAGCAACTAAACATACACATGTTAAAACATAGAGATACTAATTGAACTGCAAGAGTTTTACCTCAAACATGACCATCGTTTATGGAAACATATCCCATGACCAAGGGGAACCAATTAACTCAAAATTCATGAACAAAAAATTATCACTCAGAGCGAGACTTCACAACGAAATTTTGGCGACTTATGGGGTTCATGACAACCGGTGCACCAGCCGTGCGAGGCCATGCCTGCAATTTTTTGTCAGTCTCTTCCTCCCACTCTTTGTTTGTAATAGTGCCAGGGGTACTACCTGAGGAAATCAGTTAGCAGTTACATACTGTAAGAAAACAGCCACAAAGAAAATTGTTTCAGGTGGAAGACACTACTTACCTCCAAATATCTTTTTTTCTGAAACATAATAATCACAAACCCATGCAATTCCAAATGATCCAAGAATAGCAGAAACAATATACTTGCCTGACATGACTGCAGACTACGCTAAcaaacaaaagaataaaaaagtcaaaattcaaagagagaaagaaaacgGCAATATGAATGGCAGAGACACCATTCCTATCCAATTAAACAAATGGTATGACAcaataaaattgcaaaaataAGGTGGAATTTCACACTGAACCACCAAAAAAGCATGAAACCGTGTTGGTTAGAGAGGTAAAGCAACTGCATTCCTAAAATCTTACAAACTAGCGAACATAGCAATGGAAATCCCTTTGACAAAAACTACATGCTGGTTAAACGCTAAACAACCTAACAACTCGAGACTAGTGATATTAGATTACAACCCTcaataacaaatataaacaaatacaaaatcTTAGCTTAAGGAGATTATTGTATAGATTAACATAACAAACGAACAACTCAAGACTCGAGGATATTAGATAACAacccataataataaatataaataaatccaAAATGCTAGCTTCAGGGGATTATTGAATAGATTAACATAACAAACTGAAGAAAACAGAAACCATGAGGAGTCAAATCATATGGAATGATACATCAACCGAAAGTTGTCAGATCAAAACCCCTATATTGCATGTGGAAACATTCTAACACCTATCCAGCATCGAAAAATCTTAATAAGCCTACAGGTTGGGCGATTATGAAAAAAGACATTATGATTTGATGTATTTTACACGATAAAATCCATCACAATAAACCAAACAAGTTTCTTCATTGGAATCACTGAGCATAGAAAGGGAAGCAAAGGTAAGGCATtgtcacaaaaaccagtttacAGAAGATTAGGCGAATTTAAGGCGAAATTTTGGAATTGGAATCAAATTTGcacaaaaaaaatgtaaaaatttgGTAAAACCAAGACATCCCTAATCATAAAATGAATTGgttgaatcaattaataaaaaattaaaagtcggaaaaaaaaaagttacatcCGCACCTAATTGGAGTCTATTAAATTTTCAGTTAATCCACCCAGTGAAGAGAATAAAGAAGCGCAAAAATTAAACTGGAAAAAGGACATATGAGATAAAATCATGCGAGGCATGAAATCAAAAAGGCTTAGAGAAGAGGTCTAGGGTTCGTACCTGAAGCTTGAGATCTATTGACCGAAAGAacgaaatggaagaagaaaacaGGAATGCTTCTCCTTTACTTTCTGCATTCAGTACATATATGGGCTGGGCTACTTTACCCACTCTCGGCCCATTATTCTGTCGCCCAAATTCTATTTTCCACGTcaattgatattttatatatataccttccagatttattaattttgtatttttaaaatattacttttttagaaaatgtttttagaatgccataaaaaattgaaaattcaaaaaatacctTTTGGAagcttaaaaaaaattctaaaccCGCTTTATACGTATGTCCCTTTAACCTTGCATCCACATAACTTCACattaaaaaaacttgtttcaaatCTAAGAAACCAATATTTGGTACAGATCAACTATTGCATATTATTTGGAATAAGACAAATGTGGTATTGATTGAAAACATGAGAATTCATATTAAAAGCTAATTAATTAAATGCTACTATTGTAATTTTGAATACTTAAAATGTCACATGTCAATAATGTGAAATATGGAGACCTTACTAGATTCTCCTTTCAATAATGCAAAAATCAAGATTTGGATTAAATGCCAAAGAAAGTTTTTTCTCATATCAATAAGTATCCAATAGAGAGTTTTCATCTTGTGATTGATTATCATTTTCTAAGTAGATGGACTCTTATATTATTtccacacaaaaataaaaaaatttaatgagaaaaaaacaatttaaattgtATGAATGAGAAATATAAagttatattaacaaaaatacaTTATGATGTTATTGATTTTCACTAAGTAATGGAGAGTCTTGTCACCTTTTTGTAATTGTTTCTTTCTTAAAACCAATCTTTGAATACTAAAACTTAAAAATGGTAACTTATCGAGGATAAAGAATTATTCCAAGTTATACTCACTCCAATCACTCtaatatttatcaaattttattttcatttcaaaaattattttcctaATTTTCTCTTCATTCATGGTTAGCATTTTGTACCAACCAACATTGAATTTCTCACACTTGTTAAATACAAAATTGATGTTAGATGGAAGGTAACTCTATGATTAAATATAATGGATTCACAAATTCTCACATATATTTTGTATTGTGCATTGTACACTTGTAGGACAAACTACATGATTCACATATTCAAATGCAAGATTATTAAAAGTGTTATGCAAGTGCACTTTTTAAGCATAGAAAAACTAAAGTTTCTCTTAGTAGGGACACTTAAAGGCAAACTAAGTTTTGTGTTCATACCACCCATTTTATTAAGAGACGTTAAAAACATTCATTTGTGTCCTttgataatttaatatatacttaTGGTTTCTCTAATTTTTCCTTTTGAACAATAAAGTTTAagatgtgaaaaaaaaatctcactacaagaaaatcatgaaatataaactaatttttagaaacaaaaaataattagttgttacagTGACTAAATTGtagatcattttagagactaaaaaaattttggtttctaaattagtttctattattgttaaatgatttctaaattggtgtttaattagcaatcaaagtttttgctaccaaatttattattttttgtctctaaaaattggtttctatttcatgattttcttgtagtgtcctCACCCCATAATCAACCATTATTATTATTCCTAAGTTCTTCTTTCAATATTATTTCATTGTACCATTTGTTGAAGTATTATCAAAAGTtaatgaaatgatttttttctcaatccCCCAATCTTCTAAGAATTCATATATTGTATTAGTCAATTTAACCCCAAAGTATGAAGTATGGAGATGgaacaaattaatttatatttgacTCAACCTCACATAATCAATTTGTAAAATTAGGATTATGTGtgacttatatattataatatgatCATATTCCTAATCAATGTAAGATTTTCAACATAGACAATTTTGCATAATTTGTGATTTTTAAGGTAAGGCTTACAAGAATGATATAAATTAGTTCCCTTTATACACAATTCTCACTAGTGTTACCACAATGACAAACAATTCAATCATAGAGACATTATCCTCTTTTGTATATGGATTGCAGCACCCCAAGTGCACCATTTTATCCATTCAttttttgtcgataaaaaaattataaacaattaattttctCTATCTTAGTAATTTCAATCTATAATTTGGTTTCCAACCAAAATTAACTAAACTTAATCTTTGCAATTTTATTAACATAACTTTTTCTACTACAATTCTAGATCAAATTGTTGCAATATCCTTCCTTGCAATTAACTTTTTTAAGCACGATATCATGGTGGAAATATTTACTTCAAtcataatcaaacaaaaaaaaagttatgtatattctattaattgttttttataaatatttgtctGGAGGAAACTTCtttataaatgtttttaaaatagtaaaataagaCATCTTCCTAAACTAAAACTAATGTATATAACTTTTTTCTAATTCTAAATATGCTTATGAATAAGTTTATCCAATCTAATGGTAAACATTACATCATAGCCAAAATAAAATGCAGACTGAAATTATACTTTACATTTTACAAGGACTACTTGGTATAAAGCCTAAGTGGATCGCATACCAATTAATAAAGAAAGTTATAcataatcaaatattaaaatttaacatATGGTCAGAACAACAATACTAATATTTCTTGATATATTTTGGCCTTGTGCATCACTGAAATTAAAGTCCTTAAAAATGTTTCCTTTGTGATCCATTATGAATTTTTAACTACCTTGTACTAATATAGTATAACTACGAGATCAACAACCAGCAGCTTTTAGAAAGTTATCATAGGGACTTGCTACTGGAAGTTTGAAAGGGTGATTTTCATATTCATTTGCAAACACTGGAAGAGGACCAGAAGTTGGTTGGTATAGATCCACACAAACATTATCATCAAAGGGAGGAATGCCCACCTGCATTTTATATAACTTAATTAGATACTCATTTCAAATAATGCAGAGTAGGCCTATTCACTGTTCCAAGCTTTTTAATTTGAAACTATACATTTTTATGCACATCCATACAAAatgtaaatttgtatttattgaaCAGATAATGTAAGTATGAACTTTTACAGGGAGGAATTACCTTTTGAAAATCCACTTGGTTAGAGACATCcatatttttcatttcattatcttgattcaacaaaagagAGTCCACTAAATTATCTTGCTTTTGTTGGGCACTCATCAATCTAGACATCTTCTGCTTTTCCATCAAAAGTACCTCACACTTATCAGCCATATCATTGTATGGCATGTTATATGCATTACATACAGAAATCCTCCCTGCTGGATTAGGTGTCTCAAAAGCCTACATTCAAAGTGTAATGTTAATTTTTATGTGTAATTGATAGAacttgttcctgctagggagatggacctagagaactattgaaggtTTCGTCTCCTATCTTCCTAGCAGGAAGAGAACTTAAAACACAATCCAAAGAACACAAAAATGTACAACAATATAGAAGGGACACATACTAGGTCTAAAAGTTGATTAGCACTTAGAAGACTAGGGGGTTCTGGGGATAAATCACGACTATGTTTAGTTTGATTTTCAAATGGTTCAAAAATGAGGTCGTCATCAGCATTTGAAGCCATTGAAGCATCCTATAAGTTTTGAAATTAGTTGTTAATCATAATCAGGAAGGCACATAAGtttattaactaaaaaaaagCCAATTTAAGTCACCATTGTAGCCATATTCATTTTCAATTGAGATCCAAGTTCACACATGGCATCTGGTGCAAATTCTTCCAACAGTTGTTCCTTAATTGAAGATAATTCAGCCTGCAAAAATGATAAAAGGGTCAAGATAGATGTCTAGAAATACAACTATTTTTATCTATTGACAATCCTGAACACACAAGTAAAAGTTTACTTTTGCAAAATTCTCTAAGCACTTAATGATTTCAGAAGCAAAGATTTCCCGTGTTTCGTTAATATAACCCAATAACTCTGAAAGCGTTTGTGTGGCTCTATCATCATCTTCTTTAGATCCATACATGATGTTTAGATTGTCAGGTGCAAAGTTGACAACTTGCAACTTATTATAATCTTCAATTAATTCAAGGTACGGATCAACCTGAATCCAGATGATGAAAACATTAAAGGTTATATCATTATATGATGAAAACATTTACAAATTACAAAGCATAAGATGCAGGAAACCTTTATATGGACACTACCTTTCTCTCCAAAAGTACTTTTCTAGCACTTTGGACAAGACGGTCAATGTTGTATTcttttgaagaaaacacaatCATTGAAGTAGCAAGAGTAAAGAGTGATCTTCGACGAGATGGTGGTAGTGTCCCTACAATATAAAGTAGGAATTAAGAGCTAAGGACTAATATTCCAACAACAAAAGTTTTTTCTTTCCTGTTCTCATTTTGCACCCATTCCCAATGGAAATGTGTTTGTTCTCTTATAAAATGGTTGTTTAAAATGATCATATGCTACTTtattttggaattctcctcaCCAAACTACAATTTCCAAGGCTTTTTATAGTGTACAAATTGGTGGCTAATGTCCATTAGAAGCACAAAACcacttaattaatattatgCAGAAAAAATACTACTAAGGTCTTTTGAACTACTAAATGATAAGTGAGTATAATATATAGTCTGAGTAATAGAAAAGAAGAATGATTTTATTTTCCAATATCAAAATAGGATTTGTTTGATATGCAATGTCCACTAATACTATTAAAGGACGCATGAAAAACTCAATCATGTCACATTTGCGTCAGATTGGATTCTCTaccaaatttaattataatccATAACTCACCTTCTTTTAGAGAAATATTCCATAAAGAAAAAGCAAGTTGAAAACTTCGAACTAGTACCTCGTGAAAAGAATTCTGCAAAATGCAAAGAAGTTttggaaaattattttaaaggaaaagaaagtccCATTCCttaaaaggaaagaaagaaaatattataaacaaCCTTGAGCATTCCTTCACTTTTACATTAGGATCTTAAGGCAATGCTAACATACATATTAGATCTTTGGGTGAATATTACGACTTTAGATTACACGATGGACCTTAACATTCCATAATACATTGACAagtataatatgaaaaataaacatCACATTACTGTTGTTGTGGAcgtataaatatttataaacaatAGATGAATAAAGTATAGTACAACATAAAACTAATTCATGATATTACATCAAAGATGTAGGTCACAATAGGAACTTAGATTAACACAATAACTAACCCTTGGAACATTTATAACCCAAGAGTAAAAGAAAATAGTACAACCAATATAACAGTTACAACTAACCTAGTTCCATTAACTCATAAACTACTTGTCTATTCCAAATTCTTCTTTCATAGATATATTTCTATccgtttttcctcttttttaaTGTGTTTTAAGGATCGAAACATTCAAAAGCTTCAATATCAATCACaaataataatgtaataattctgtaaaaatacatattttcatGAATAAAGGAGAAAAAAAGCACTAAACATCATACAAAGAGGATCccttaaaaaagtaaattattttacGATTATATACCATTAAAGAATATAATCATGAATCTAGTTATCACCTTTTCTCTTGAAACAAGCAAGATCAAAGTGTATGAATGAGCAATTGCTTCATAATTTGCAGGCATGTTTCCAGGAGATATAGATTGTACCCAAATAGATGATAATAATCGACTTATCTTAAGCCTATTCAGCCTAAGAGCAGGAAACACCTAGATAGAAGTGAAAAATTGATCAATATTGTTAACCATGATAACATCAAGATAATGTAAGAAAAACACATAATGGTTAGAGTGGGTGTTTATATGCACCCATATAAGAATATTGGAAAAGTGAGGATTAGATGTTTCCAATTAGTTGAATTAGACTAAAATCAAAATCATTAGTCAAAACTAATCAATGTGAGACTCACCGAGTTTTTATCATCATGTTTTGCAGCAATTTCATCCACTTCCAATAGTAGGGGAGGATTATTCACGCTAGACACCCGATTATGCA from Phaseolus vulgaris cultivar G19833 chromosome 1, P. vulgaris v2.0, whole genome shotgun sequence carries:
- the LOC137814066 gene encoding uncharacterized protein, with translation MSGKYIVSAILGSFGIAWVCDYYVSEKKIFGGSTPGTITNKEWEEETDKKLQAWPRTAGAPVVMNPISRQNFVVKSRSE